From the genome of Chanos chanos chromosome 5, fChaCha1.1, whole genome shotgun sequence, one region includes:
- the prkab2 gene encoding 5'-AMP-activated protein kinase subunit beta-2 has translation MGNTSDRVSGDRHGAKTHRSDSGGSHKDHEPSKMVDSTDDPNVFNTHGPESKAPGEKDFTPDLEDMVKTGSQARPTVIRWAGGGKEVYISGSFNNWSSKIPLNKSHNEFVAILDLPEGEHQYKFFVDGQWVHDPSEPVVTSQMGTINNLIEVKKSDFEVFDALQVDSLECSDTSDLSSSPPGPYGQEVYMFRPEERFKAPPILPPHLLQVILNKDTNVSCDPALLPEPNHVMLNHLYALSIKDGVMVLSATHRYKKKYVTSLLYKPI, from the exons ATGGGCAATACTAGTGACAGAGTGTCTGGTGACCGCCATGGGGCGAAAACCCATCGTTCCGACAGTGGTGGGAGCCATAAAGACCATGAACCAAGCAAAATGGTAGACAGTACAGATGACCCCAATGTCTTCAACACCCATGGTCCAGAGTCAAAG GCTCCAGGCGAGAAGGACTTCACTCCAGACCTGGAGGACATGGTGAAGACAGGGTCTCAGGCGAGGCCCACTGTGATCCGCTGGGCAGGGGGTGGGAAGGAGGTCTACATCTCTGGCTCTTTTAACAACTGGAGCTCCAAGATCCCTCTCAACAAGAG CCACAATGAGTTTGTTGCTATCTTGGATTTGCCTGAGGGAGAACACCAGTATAAGTTCTTTGTTGATGGTCAGTGGGTTCATGACCCTTCGGAG CCCGTGGTAACCAGCCAGATGGGCACCATCAACAACCTGATCGAGGTAAAGAAGTCTGACTTTGAGGTGTTTGATGCCCTGCAGGTGGACTCTCTGGAGTGCTCTGATACTTCAG atTTGTCCAGCTCGCCTCCGGGTCCATATGGACAAGAGGTCTACATGTTTAGACCAGAGGAACGCTTTAAAGCCCCTCCTATCCTTCCTCCTCACCTCCTACAAGTCATtctgaacaaagacacaaacgTATCT tgtgacCCTGCTCTGCTGCCTGAACCCAACCATGTAATGCTCAACCATCTTTACGCACTGTCAATAAAG gatggGGTCATGGTTCTTAGTGCCACTCACAGATATAAGAAGAAATATGTCACTTCTCTGCTGTACAAGCCCATCTAA